Proteins from one Desulfitobacterium chlororespirans DSM 11544 genomic window:
- a CDS encoding ABC transporter ATP-binding protein yields the protein MLRTVQRILDLGGKYRGRLLVSFLAGFLENSMAAVAVFGVYMGLLFSVEDNLLTTTHILWLGLALAVSLLLRFVFKLLEYRYQSGVGYEVVCDKRLLLGEKLRRLSMGFYSGTDAGKISSVINNDLVFVETLAMAFLSKIVGALTSASLMMVFMLILDWRIALVAAIGYPAAWAVHGQIQKTYRNYAGPRQEAHAQTSSVMLEYLQGLFVIRAFTMSEQQSFRLKKAVENLEQVSFAFEKQALPWTLLYFGCFHICTVLILCVTAHLLLDVLITLPVALFFVVMVFTFYTPLELMGLVAGIIRLMNTCLDRMQELLAAPVIDQEGGEITLDRFDVEFKEVTFAYGEKPVLNKISFYAPANSLTALVGVSGSGKSTVLNLIARFWDVGSGSIAIGGVDIREMTGDCVMRQISAVFQKAYLFHDTIFNNIRLGNPMATREEVIRAAQKARCHDFISRLPQGYDTVVGEGGATLSGGERQRLAIARALLKNAPIVLLDEVTAHIDPENERLIQQAIGELVANKTLFIVAHKLATVQNADQILVLNTQGQIGESGTHEQLLARGGLYAALWRKSQKVSKWSMGGS from the coding sequence ATGTTGCGGACCGTGCAAAGGATTCTGGATTTAGGGGGGAAATACCGGGGCAGGCTGCTGGTTTCTTTTCTGGCTGGATTTTTGGAAAACTCCATGGCGGCCGTGGCCGTGTTCGGCGTCTATATGGGCTTGCTTTTCAGTGTTGAGGATAACCTGCTGACAACAACACATATCCTGTGGCTGGGGCTGGCTTTAGCGGTATCCCTGTTGCTGCGCTTTGTTTTCAAGCTGCTGGAGTATCGATACCAAAGCGGGGTGGGATACGAGGTCGTGTGTGATAAGCGCCTGCTGCTGGGAGAAAAGCTGCGGCGTCTGTCCATGGGTTTTTACAGCGGGACCGATGCCGGGAAGATATCCTCCGTGATCAATAACGACCTGGTTTTTGTGGAGACCCTGGCCATGGCCTTTCTCTCCAAGATCGTGGGTGCCTTGACCAGTGCATCGCTGATGATGGTATTTATGCTGATCCTGGACTGGCGGATTGCCCTGGTGGCCGCTATCGGCTATCCGGCGGCCTGGGCGGTCCATGGGCAGATTCAGAAAACCTACCGGAACTATGCCGGGCCGCGCCAGGAAGCTCATGCCCAAACCTCCAGTGTGATGCTGGAATACCTGCAGGGATTGTTCGTGATTCGGGCCTTCACTATGTCGGAGCAACAGAGCTTCCGGCTGAAAAAGGCAGTGGAGAATTTGGAGCAGGTCTCCTTTGCGTTTGAAAAGCAGGCCCTCCCCTGGACCCTTCTCTATTTTGGCTGCTTTCATATCTGTACCGTATTGATCTTATGCGTCACTGCCCATTTGTTGCTTGACGTGCTCATTACCCTGCCTGTGGCTTTGTTTTTTGTCGTCATGGTCTTTACTTTTTATACGCCCCTGGAGCTGATGGGGCTGGTGGCGGGGATTATCCGGCTGATGAACACTTGTCTGGACAGAATGCAGGAGCTATTGGCTGCTCCGGTCATAGACCAGGAGGGCGGGGAGATTACCCTGGACCGCTTTGACGTGGAATTCAAAGAGGTTACCTTTGCCTATGGGGAGAAGCCGGTGCTCAATAAGATCAGCTTTTATGCCCCGGCTAATTCTCTGACCGCCCTGGTGGGGGTGTCCGGAAGCGGCAAAAGCACGGTGCTGAATCTGATTGCCCGGTTTTGGGATGTGGGGAGCGGCAGCATTGCCATCGGCGGGGTGGATATCCGGGAGATGACCGGGGATTGCGTGATGAGGCAGATCAGCGCGGTTTTTCAAAAAGCTTATCTGTTCCACGATACAATTTTCAACAATATTCGTTTGGGAAATCCTATGGCTACCAGGGAAGAAGTGATCCGTGCCGCCCAAAAGGCGCGCTGCCATGATTTTATCAGCAGGCTGCCCCAGGGTTACGACACAGTGGTGGGGGAAGGAGGGGCTACCCTGTCCGGCGGTGAACGCCAGCGCCTGGCCATCGCCCGGGCTTTGCTGAAAAATGCTCCCATCGTCTTGCTGGATGAAGTTACGGCACATATTGACCCTGAGAATGAAAGGCTGATCCAGCAAGCCATCGGTGAGCTGGTCGCCAACAAAACCCTTTTTATCGTCGCTCATAAGCTGGCTACCGTCCAAAACGCCGATCAGATCCTGGTCCTGAACACTCAGGGACAGATCGGCGAGTCCGGCACTCATGAGCAGCTGCTGGCAAGGGGCGGGCTTTATGCAGCTCTGTGGCGGAAGTCGCAAAAAGTAAGCAAATGGTCCATGGGGGGCAGTTAA